One genomic window of Leptospira paudalimensis includes the following:
- a CDS encoding Lcl C-terminal domain-containing protein has protein sequence MKVFEINSLIFVMLFMTSQIIAAPFSDNGNGTITDLATGLVWQKCSWGQTNSDCSGSSASTPDWQLALSNCRSLTLASRTWRLPNVIELQTILDLTKSSGALIDSTAFPATPTDFLYWSSTTSNSFQTTAAWLVSFITYGSVFDDLKNQGGYVRCVSGP, from the coding sequence ATGAAAGTATTTGAAATCAATAGTCTGATATTTGTTATGCTTTTTATGACATCACAAATCATCGCAGCACCGTTTTCGGACAATGGAAATGGCACTATTACAGATTTGGCTACGGGGCTGGTATGGCAGAAGTGTAGCTGGGGACAAACAAATTCTGATTGTTCGGGTTCTTCAGCAAGCACCCCAGATTGGCAATTAGCATTGAGTAATTGTCGTAGTTTAACTTTAGCATCACGGACTTGGCGTCTACCCAATGTTATCGAGTTACAAACTATTCTTGACCTTACAAAATCATCTGGTGCTTTGATCGATTCGACTGCATTTCCCGCGACACCCACCGACTTTTTATACTGGAGTTCAACTACCTCGAATTCATTTCAAACAACTGCGGCCTGGTTAGTCTCGTTTATAACTTATGGTTCCGTGTTTGATGATCTTAAAAACCAAGGAGGTTATGTGAGGTGTGTTTCAGGGCCTTAA
- a CDS encoding SPOR domain-containing protein — MKERVFYVINLDKQRIGVLSLFLFALFFSIFFLGVSVGKGKTEESHTSIKPSLTNANPETTDANLPSPDSLAKKGEGTQNLNPQGTQVASSLVQGTKPKESVSSQEIPMADIGNHPYYMETSTAKDEEEERKQQVVDLTKSKEQRNVTVAKEEKLKNISHVSKGKEKPNHVSSNLPKSVKSNDGKYLTIQLAAFTNRKSAETFLSQLQADNQGKLKSKSFIVVKNGFFVVQLGKSKDKDSLLKTLSKTNMPKEIKAKAMVIQYQPLS; from the coding sequence ATGAAAGAGAGAGTTTTTTACGTTATCAATTTAGACAAACAAAGGATTGGAGTCTTATCGCTCTTTTTATTTGCTTTATTCTTTTCGATTTTCTTTTTGGGAGTCTCGGTAGGGAAAGGGAAAACAGAAGAATCACATACTTCCATAAAACCGTCTCTAACAAATGCAAACCCAGAGACAACGGATGCAAATCTTCCTTCGCCAGATTCATTGGCAAAAAAAGGAGAAGGGACTCAAAATTTGAATCCGCAAGGAACACAAGTTGCTTCTTCTTTAGTCCAAGGCACAAAACCAAAAGAATCTGTTTCTTCACAAGAAATTCCAATGGCTGATATTGGGAACCATCCTTACTACATGGAAACTTCAACAGCTAAGGATGAAGAGGAAGAAAGGAAACAACAAGTTGTTGATTTGACGAAATCAAAAGAACAAAGAAATGTTACTGTGGCAAAAGAAGAGAAGTTAAAAAACATTTCACATGTTTCGAAAGGGAAAGAAAAACCGAATCATGTTTCTTCCAACTTACCAAAATCGGTAAAGAGTAACGATGGAAAGTATTTAACCATTCAATTAGCTGCGTTTACAAACCGTAAATCAGCAGAAACATTTTTGTCCCAACTCCAAGCAGATAACCAAGGAAAACTCAAATCAAAATCCTTCATTGTTGTGAAAAATGGATTTTTTGTGGTACAACTTGGAAAATCCAAGGATAAGGATTCTTTGTTAAAAACGTTATCCAAAACAAATATGCCAAAAGAAATCAAAGCAAAGGCAATGGTCATCCAATACCAACCATTATCATAA
- a CDS encoding porin family protein: protein MNQKQLVVLFLLLIVNGGLYSQNKIREKSYFEGAYSEVVAYPQFSPYKISNNYTNTENNINNRSNVIGNLTNHYGTHEQKVASWIAFENAPKPKLDGQNVSLFYESVFKSGIGLGISINSSNFQAKDIRQDKSNAIFNLGLLTRELPNFPSYDMNHLITYEILLPYQTYNDNSFLHMRYLSFQLGYHFLENSTFDPYVRVGFGLGRERFTDSYLVQSNLTLGSRILLHDNFYLMVEAIGNQYDSHKKTPSPTIESLFREKLDHIWSLREYSAKFGVGISY from the coding sequence ATGAATCAAAAGCAGTTAGTGGTTCTTTTTCTCCTTCTGATCGTGAATGGAGGATTATACTCTCAAAATAAAATTAGAGAAAAATCTTATTTTGAAGGTGCCTATTCGGAAGTTGTTGCATACCCACAATTTAGTCCTTACAAAATTAGTAATAATTACACAAATACAGAAAATAATATCAACAATCGATCCAATGTCATAGGGAATTTGACAAATCATTATGGAACTCATGAACAAAAGGTGGCAAGTTGGATCGCATTTGAAAATGCTCCTAAACCTAAACTTGATGGTCAAAATGTTTCTCTATTTTATGAATCTGTTTTTAAATCAGGGATTGGTCTTGGTATCAGCATCAATAGTTCTAATTTTCAGGCAAAAGATATTCGACAAGATAAATCGAATGCCATCTTTAATTTAGGGTTACTGACACGAGAACTTCCCAATTTTCCAAGTTATGACATGAATCATTTGATAACGTATGAAATTCTATTACCATACCAAACCTATAATGATAATAGTTTTTTACATATGCGTTATCTTTCTTTTCAGTTGGGATACCATTTTTTAGAAAATTCCACATTTGATCCATATGTCCGTGTAGGATTTGGTTTGGGTAGAGAAAGATTTACTGATTCTTATTTGGTCCAATCAAATTTAACTCTAGGTTCCAGAATATTGTTACATGATAATTTTTATTTGATGGTAGAAGCCATAGGCAATCAATATGATTCCCATAAAAAGACACCAAGCCCAACAATCGAGAGTCTTTTTAGAGAAAAATTGGATCACATTTGGTCTTTGAGGGAATATTCGGCAAAGTTTGGAGTCGGTATCTCTTATTAA
- a CDS encoding Lcl C-terminal domain-containing protein has product MGIGSPSGQTNQLIPGKPFDLDGNGKNDGIVLDSDGNGVPDGIDTNGNGSADILLLDTNGDGIPDAIDTNGDGVPNYFINPNGNPSLTTGSNGSGSQVTLVDSNNDGKPDGFDTDGDGTINDGILSAIQNDLTQPSIAANLPDGNFGGAQSVTITCSDLVGTSQIIYTLNNTTPSFSPINGTIVPPPQVTITVGGNGDGIYVLRYICKDLAGNTSPQTSSTYTIDTNIPNITIGSQSTQYISNLGSAINSANIVWQSNRNGSYVVLEGGTDCNNGTPASGTNVNGSVTGGANTTTTLTASGSFSGQAAKTFRICVTDNISTLKGYSTFTLTRDDTPPTVSASPGAGSYGVATSVSLTCSDTGGASCDKIVYALSIGSAPTNPAMTGSSGIVTSGNLYTSPLSMTDGAVTYTKWIARDLAGNVSNVISANYTVDTTVATITINSFSPTSQFINGTATQTIAWQSSIQGNYQIRIGGTDCSNGTVASGTNISGSASAGTPVSSTIANASFSTGVNTVRICVGPNLVGNYGFSTTTITKDSSPPTVSSSTPTDNATGFAPRPGRITVVFSEAMDTSLTPTLTTENWDGASYVNIPNAGTTFTWINNTTLQINMSWIYFPENSQIRWTLATTNLKDVAGNTIASAVQRTFTTGMYTQAITPLKKTGQSLCYNGNNSQACGNANWPSQDGEISNGITRSYTGPTSFGNDYTTTDIVTGLVWRSCSEGQSTSICSGSASIFTFYNAVNACVYLNFSNSGSGYAGRTNWRLPTRPELLTLIEYGESYQYTAKINTTSFPGNFTSSYWTSVTIRTSIDSAFIVNFASAYILNNTKNNNLHVRCVSN; this is encoded by the coding sequence TTGGGTATAGGAAGTCCATCTGGCCAAACAAACCAATTGATACCTGGGAAACCTTTCGATTTAGATGGAAATGGAAAGAATGATGGTATAGTTCTAGATTCTGATGGAAACGGTGTTCCTGATGGAATTGATACTAATGGCAATGGCTCAGCAGATATTTTACTGTTAGACACAAATGGTGATGGGATCCCCGATGCGATTGATACGAATGGTGACGGAGTTCCTAACTATTTTATCAATCCAAACGGTAATCCAAGTTTAACCACTGGTTCCAATGGGAGTGGTTCACAAGTGACTTTGGTGGATTCAAATAACGATGGTAAACCAGATGGATTTGATACGGATGGAGATGGAACCATCAACGATGGAATTTTATCTGCCATTCAAAATGATTTAACACAACCCAGTATTGCTGCCAATTTGCCAGATGGAAATTTCGGTGGAGCTCAGTCTGTGACAATCACCTGTTCAGACTTAGTTGGAACTTCGCAAATTATATATACTCTCAATAATACAACGCCTTCATTTTCGCCAATTAATGGAACAATAGTTCCACCCCCGCAAGTAACAATCACTGTCGGTGGTAATGGTGATGGAATTTATGTTTTACGATATATCTGTAAGGATTTAGCCGGAAATACTTCTCCACAAACTTCATCTACTTATACCATTGATACAAATATTCCTAATATTACAATTGGATCCCAAAGTACACAGTATATTTCCAATCTTGGAAGTGCGATTAATAGTGCCAATATCGTATGGCAAAGCAATCGCAACGGAAGTTATGTGGTTTTAGAAGGAGGTACCGATTGTAATAATGGAACACCTGCATCTGGAACCAATGTAAATGGTTCTGTTACAGGGGGAGCCAATACGACAACCACTTTGACCGCTTCAGGATCATTTTCTGGACAAGCGGCAAAAACATTTCGGATTTGTGTTACGGATAATATTAGCACATTAAAGGGATATTCAACCTTTACTTTGACAAGAGACGACACTCCTCCGACGGTTAGTGCGAGTCCTGGTGCAGGCTCTTATGGAGTTGCTACTTCAGTATCACTTACCTGTTCTGACACAGGCGGTGCATCGTGTGATAAAATTGTATATGCATTGAGTATAGGTTCTGCACCAACAAATCCAGCAATGACTGGTTCGTCAGGAATTGTAACGTCTGGAAATTTGTATACCTCGCCATTGAGTATGACAGATGGTGCAGTAACTTACACAAAATGGATTGCAAGAGACCTTGCCGGCAATGTAAGTAATGTTATTTCAGCTAACTATACAGTGGACACAACGGTTGCAACGATTACAATCAACTCTTTTTCTCCGACAAGCCAATTCATCAATGGAACTGCAACTCAAACGATTGCTTGGCAGTCTTCGATCCAAGGGAATTACCAAATACGAATTGGAGGTACTGATTGTTCAAATGGCACCGTAGCTTCTGGTACAAATATTAGTGGATCTGCTTCTGCGGGAACACCTGTTAGTAGTACAATTGCAAATGCCAGTTTTTCCACAGGTGTAAATACGGTTCGAATTTGTGTAGGTCCCAATTTAGTAGGCAATTATGGATTCTCTACCACAACTATAACCAAAGATAGTTCCCCTCCCACAGTTTCGTCCTCTACTCCGACTGACAATGCGACTGGGTTTGCTCCAAGACCAGGAAGAATCACAGTTGTATTTTCCGAAGCTATGGACACTAGTTTAACACCAACATTAACAACGGAAAATTGGGATGGAGCAAGTTATGTTAACATTCCGAATGCGGGTACAACCTTTACATGGATAAACAATACTACTTTACAAATCAATATGAGTTGGATTTACTTTCCTGAAAATTCCCAAATTCGATGGACACTTGCAACTACTAACTTAAAGGATGTGGCGGGCAATACAATCGCGTCTGCAGTGCAAAGAACTTTTACTACAGGGATGTATACCCAAGCTATCACACCATTGAAAAAAACAGGACAGTCGCTCTGTTACAATGGCAATAATAGTCAAGCTTGTGGTAATGCAAATTGGCCTTCACAAGATGGGGAAATAAGTAACGGAATTACAAGAAGTTATACGGGACCTACTTCCTTTGGAAATGATTACACAACAACTGACATTGTAACTGGATTAGTCTGGAGATCATGTTCCGAAGGGCAGTCAACAAGTATTTGCAGTGGTTCTGCGTCTATTTTTACATTTTACAATGCAGTGAATGCCTGTGTTTATTTAAATTTTTCCAATAGCGGAAGTGGCTATGCTGGGAGAACTAATTGGCGATTACCAACCAGACCTGAGCTTTTGACTTTGATAGAATATGGTGAGTCATATCAATATACTGCTAAGATTAATACCACTTCTTTTCCAGGAAACTTTACAAGTAGCTATTGGACATCTGTCACTATCAGAACGTCTATTGACAGTGCATTTATAGTAAATTTTGCTTCTGCATATATATTGAATAATACGAAGAATAATAATCTACATGTTCGCTGTGTTTCCAACTAG
- a CDS encoding aminotransferase-like domain-containing protein: protein MVKTKYEQLAIDIKYEIRSGFYSENEKIPSLREIQSIKSCSLSTAKEAYRILEEEGYIYVQNKSGYYVQKNISSLILGPQNEFYDTVEADDRIQQIMNTVMDPKLISFGAAIPSEIYLPIHELNNAFKKALLYKEIFRYGDLQGNPHLREWLAKRTSMFGYRVNSNQIQITAGCTEAITYSLLAVTEPGDTVIVPSPIYVGLFQILETLKLKVVEIPYRSKEGISITEFEKLVKRHKPKVFLFASNFNNPNGILFSDETKQRLANLSFQYGIHLVEDDIYGDLYFEGTRPKPLVSFFPHTNNGPKSFLCSSFSKTLSPGLRMGWVVTKNGIHSVSKIARAFKIAENHPTQLCVLEFLKRQTYERHLKFLRSEYKKLSKETMDLLITHSDGSLKITKPDGGFVLWIESALDGDKLLLEAKKIGMAIAPGSLFGLSKHWNHFFRLNVSVGQSSKIREKLILFANRFQKNGNRKKTF from the coding sequence ATGGTAAAAACAAAATACGAACAACTCGCCATTGATATAAAATATGAAATTCGATCAGGATTTTATTCAGAAAATGAGAAAATACCATCTCTAAGAGAAATCCAATCCATAAAGTCCTGTAGTCTTTCTACTGCAAAAGAAGCCTATCGAATTCTGGAAGAAGAAGGTTATATTTATGTACAAAACAAATCAGGATACTATGTTCAAAAAAACATAAGTTCACTCATCCTTGGGCCACAAAATGAATTTTATGATACCGTGGAAGCAGATGATAGAATCCAACAAATCATGAATACAGTGATGGATCCTAAACTCATCTCTTTTGGAGCCGCAATTCCATCGGAGATCTATTTACCAATCCATGAATTAAACAATGCATTTAAAAAAGCACTCTTATACAAAGAAATTTTTAGATATGGTGACCTACAAGGGAATCCTCACCTGAGAGAATGGTTAGCAAAACGTACATCTATGTTCGGTTACAGAGTGAATTCAAACCAAATCCAAATCACAGCTGGTTGTACAGAAGCAATCACCTATTCTCTTTTAGCTGTAACAGAACCAGGTGATACCGTCATTGTCCCTTCTCCCATTTATGTTGGCTTATTCCAAATATTAGAAACTCTTAAACTGAAAGTAGTCGAAATTCCCTACCGTAGTAAGGAAGGGATCAGTATCACGGAATTTGAAAAACTCGTTAAACGCCACAAACCAAAAGTATTTTTGTTTGCTTCCAATTTTAATAACCCAAATGGAATTTTATTCAGTGATGAAACGAAACAAAGATTAGCAAATTTATCATTCCAATATGGAATTCATCTTGTTGAAGATGATATTTACGGTGATTTGTACTTTGAAGGAACAAGACCAAAACCATTGGTAAGTTTTTTCCCTCATACAAACAATGGTCCAAAATCATTTTTATGTTCTTCATTTTCGAAAACACTTTCTCCAGGCCTTCGGATGGGATGGGTTGTGACAAAAAATGGAATCCATTCGGTTTCCAAAATTGCACGAGCATTCAAAATTGCTGAAAACCATCCAACTCAACTTTGTGTTCTTGAATTTTTAAAAAGACAAACTTACGAAAGGCATTTGAAATTTTTAAGATCTGAATATAAAAAGTTAAGTAAAGAAACTATGGATTTACTCATCACTCATAGTGATGGAAGCCTCAAAATCACTAAACCAGATGGTGGATTCGTTCTTTGGATCGAATCCGCGTTAGATGGAGATAAATTATTATTAGAAGCAAAAAAAATAGGAATGGCAATTGCACCTGGATCTTTATTTGGACTGTCCAAACATTGGAATCATTTTTTCAGACTGAATGTTTCCGTTGGACAATCATCTAAAATCCGAGAGAAACTGATCCTCTTTGCAAATCGTTTTCAGAAAAATGGAAATCGAAAAAAAACTTTTTAG
- a CDS encoding YidB family protein — MSFFESLKAVAAQAVELVQNNPQVVSGIQKIIEENGGVSGIVQKFKDKGFAEAASSWVGTGENVSIGADDVLKVLGNDSVKELAKKVGLDTDATAGLVGNLLPIVIDKLSPDGNEPSGDITSQLSSLASLFTK; from the coding sequence ATGAGTTTTTTTGAAAGTTTAAAAGCCGTCGCAGCTCAGGCAGTAGAGCTAGTCCAAAACAATCCCCAAGTTGTATCCGGGATCCAAAAGATCATCGAAGAAAACGGTGGGGTATCGGGAATTGTGCAAAAATTTAAGGATAAAGGTTTTGCAGAGGCTGCATCTTCTTGGGTTGGAACGGGTGAAAATGTAAGCATCGGTGCCGACGATGTTTTAAAAGTCTTAGGGAATGACTCTGTGAAGGAACTCGCTAAAAAAGTGGGCCTTGATACTGATGCTACCGCAGGACTTGTTGGAAATTTATTACCGATTGTCATTGATAAATTATCCCCTGATGGAAATGAACCGTCTGGAGACATCACTTCCCAACTTTCCAGTTTGGCATCCTTATTCACCAAGTAG
- a CDS encoding DUF2452 domain-containing protein, giving the protein MEESTIPHHSLTYGTSRLAPAISLVDRAKEIELAEESVKLHVHGKLEVIAKQIRALKEEAELILKHAEKDIELHKAKCQFEKKPGQVIYLYSKEEGDYFSLLSPMEWGGNPPHPFKGAYTMNPDRSFSEIKENL; this is encoded by the coding sequence ATGGAAGAATCCACGATCCCCCACCACAGCCTCACCTATGGAACAAGTCGATTAGCACCCGCAATTAGTTTGGTTGATCGTGCGAAAGAAATTGAACTGGCGGAAGAATCTGTCAAACTCCATGTTCATGGAAAGTTGGAAGTCATCGCTAAACAAATTCGTGCTCTAAAAGAAGAAGCAGAACTCATCCTCAAACATGCAGAAAAGGATATCGAACTTCATAAGGCAAAATGCCAATTTGAAAAAAAACCAGGTCAGGTGATTTATCTATATTCGAAAGAAGAAGGAGATTACTTTTCCCTTCTATCCCCTATGGAATGGGGAGGAAATCCTCCACATCCTTTTAAAGGGGCGTATACTATGAACCCTGACCGCAGTTTCTCAGAAATCAAAGAAAATCTCTAA
- a CDS encoding alpha/beta fold hydrolase, which translates to MKPNQTLKLTIVLALFYILGCASGLHKTGISVERFRSDLETKSIVVDDLVWKYTEKSGNGETLLVVHGFGGDKDHWTRFSRHLPKNIRVIAPDLPGFGESSKPDSISYTQEAQAVRLQQFTEKLGLTEFHIAGNSMGGGISGIFAAKYPKLVKSLILFDNAGIKSPVPSEMQRIELSGAESPLLVKDTEDFDRLLKFTFVKPPYLPSFLKSYFAEKSVANREWNGQILKQIRKEGYFLESQLDKIQAPCLTIWGKEDKVIHYSVMDVLKKKLKSKLETVLLENMGHAPMIEDPQLSAKLVQDWILNGTINKN; encoded by the coding sequence ATGAAACCAAACCAAACACTCAAACTTACCATTGTACTGGCACTTTTCTACATCCTAGGATGTGCCTCAGGACTCCACAAAACAGGCATTAGTGTCGAAAGATTCAGGTCTGACTTAGAAACAAAGTCGATAGTAGTTGATGATTTGGTCTGGAAGTATACAGAAAAATCAGGGAATGGAGAAACCCTTCTCGTCGTACACGGCTTTGGTGGTGATAAAGACCATTGGACAAGGTTTTCAAGACACTTACCCAAAAACATACGTGTCATCGCACCTGATTTACCTGGTTTTGGCGAATCAAGTAAACCTGATTCCATCTCTTACACCCAAGAAGCACAAGCAGTGCGTCTGCAACAATTCACAGAAAAACTTGGCCTTACAGAATTTCATATCGCCGGTAATTCAATGGGTGGTGGGATTTCAGGAATTTTTGCAGCAAAGTATCCGAAACTGGTGAAGTCACTCATCTTGTTTGATAATGCAGGGATCAAAAGCCCCGTACCAAGTGAAATGCAAAGAATTGAACTCTCTGGTGCGGAAAGCCCGCTGCTTGTCAAAGACACAGAAGATTTTGACCGACTTCTCAAATTTACATTTGTAAAACCACCTTACTTACCTTCTTTCCTTAAGTCCTACTTTGCTGAAAAGTCTGTCGCCAACCGTGAGTGGAATGGACAAATTCTCAAACAAATTAGAAAAGAAGGTTATTTCTTAGAGTCACAACTTGATAAAATCCAAGCACCTTGCCTTACCATTTGGGGAAAAGAAGACAAGGTAATCCATTATTCGGTTATGGATGTGCTAAAGAAAAAACTAAAATCAAAATTGGAAACCGTTCTCCTTGAAAATATGGGCCATGCTCCGATGATTGAAGACCCACAATTGTCCGCCAAACTCGTACAAGACTGGATTTTAAACGGTACAATCAACAAAAACTAA
- a CDS encoding FG-GAP repeat protein encodes MKLDNFLCPDKNLLKKYSPGIYLFLLPESRATISNLTNNSIVETGFVVGTAPPDVSFVNVGYDDAPPARVPVVNGSWSFPLPAKAVTNSFWTYGSLHTIYVQIPFEKSNTILVRKGTNKDTNGDGYPDLIVSAGPGSGSQGYAFIYRTNPTTKQLLTSQITSITDGQASGTYFGSNIGSGDFNGDGYADVLVGAQAYSGAAGRVYEFLSKGQQGIPTLDLNAGGSADAILDPVAGGGRFGTNIACMDVNLDGFDDGIFASPWNDNLFILKSQGFNGFVSQNTSSSIFTYQSTQPGDNFGNYAALGDVNGDGFNDLIVGEHQYASSTGRLFIFVSQQGVYTNEPQQFLYPPTTTSIACSAGGGCRFGSTFVLDYFNSDRCIDLAVGAYSFNSNQGIVHVYHSTCDPLNPFVMVPKSTLLGPPVISCSGGCNFGGTLASGDTNGDGLPDLLIGATGASSGIGDVYLVLNDLTNGFRNMDLSAGGSADSLFSGNTSVSNFSMGLEFLDTNADGLKDIVISEPTTTNRVYTFHSIRGRVPTNQNLNSSGVTSQTLIPPAGTFFGSAIAR; translated from the coding sequence ATGAAGTTGGACAACTTCCTTTGCCCTGATAAAAATTTACTCAAAAAATATTCACCTGGTATTTATTTATTTCTATTGCCAGAATCTAGAGCTACCATTTCCAATCTGACAAATAACTCCATAGTGGAGACTGGCTTTGTTGTGGGGACCGCTCCACCTGATGTCAGTTTTGTGAATGTGGGGTATGATGATGCTCCACCGGCAAGAGTCCCCGTTGTTAATGGAAGTTGGAGTTTTCCTTTACCAGCCAAAGCGGTGACAAATAGCTTTTGGACCTACGGAAGTTTGCACACCATTTATGTACAAATCCCATTTGAAAAATCTAATACGATCCTCGTTCGAAAAGGCACAAATAAAGACACCAATGGAGATGGGTATCCTGATTTGATTGTGTCGGCTGGTCCTGGCTCAGGATCACAAGGATATGCTTTTATTTACCGAACAAATCCAACAACAAAACAACTTTTAACTTCACAAATTACCTCCATAACTGACGGCCAAGCCAGTGGAACCTATTTCGGAAGTAATATTGGCTCTGGTGACTTTAATGGAGATGGATATGCGGATGTGTTAGTTGGTGCACAAGCATATAGTGGTGCTGCAGGTCGAGTTTATGAATTTTTGAGTAAAGGCCAACAAGGAATTCCCACTCTTGATCTCAATGCAGGGGGATCTGCTGATGCAATTTTAGATCCAGTTGCCGGCGGTGGGAGATTTGGTACGAATATTGCCTGTATGGATGTAAATCTTGATGGATTCGATGATGGAATTTTTGCATCCCCATGGAACGATAATCTATTTATTTTGAAAAGCCAAGGTTTCAATGGATTTGTATCACAAAACACGAGTTCTTCTATCTTTACCTACCAATCGACGCAACCAGGAGATAATTTCGGAAATTATGCTGCATTAGGAGATGTAAACGGGGACGGTTTTAATGACTTAATTGTTGGAGAACACCAATATGCTTCTTCCACTGGCAGGTTATTTATTTTTGTATCCCAACAAGGAGTTTATACAAACGAACCACAACAATTTCTTTACCCTCCGACAACCACTTCCATTGCATGTTCAGCAGGGGGTGGATGTCGATTTGGTTCTACATTTGTTCTCGATTATTTTAATTCCGACCGATGTATCGATCTAGCAGTTGGTGCTTATTCTTTTAATTCCAACCAGGGAATTGTACATGTATACCATTCAACCTGTGATCCTTTAAATCCATTTGTAATGGTTCCGAAGTCTACTTTACTTGGCCCACCTGTAATCAGCTGTTCTGGGGGTTGTAATTTTGGTGGAACCTTGGCATCAGGAGATACGAACGGTGATGGACTCCCCGATTTACTCATTGGGGCCACTGGTGCCAGTTCTGGGATCGGAGACGTTTATCTAGTGTTAAATGATCTAACCAATGGATTTAGAAATATGGATTTAAGTGCTGGTGGGTCTGCCGATAGTCTCTTTTCTGGTAATACGTCTGTAAGTAATTTTTCTATGGGTTTAGAGTTCCTAGACACCAATGCAGATGGACTGAAGGATATCGTGATTTCCGAACCGACAACCACCAATCGAGTGTATACCTTCCATAGTATTAGAGGTAGAGTTCCCACAAACCAAAACCTAAATTCCAGTGGAGTGACTAGCCAAACACTAATCCCACCTGCAGGTACTTTTTTCGGTAGTGCCATTGCAAGGTGA
- the coaE gene encoding dephospho-CoA kinase (Dephospho-CoA kinase (CoaE) performs the final step in coenzyme A biosynthesis.) has translation MALASNKTLIGITGSIGSGKSTALSIFGELGAVTISSDAIARTFTEPNSPVKSELISIFGPSIEMEGGTINRTKIAELAFSNESKLKSLNELLHPLVRKSFLQFFQSQKEGSIVAWEVPLLFETDAHTICDFTVTVYLPKEQNWERVKQRGGMEKTDFERRTSSQMDIEEKKSLSDFVVTNDTDREGLKEQIVIIYKEIQKRIQK, from the coding sequence GTGGCACTCGCTTCCAACAAAACATTAATTGGGATCACTGGATCAATAGGATCAGGGAAATCCACTGCACTTTCCATCTTTGGAGAATTAGGTGCAGTGACGATCAGTTCTGATGCGATTGCCCGTACATTCACAGAACCAAATAGCCCAGTCAAATCAGAATTAATCTCTATTTTTGGACCTTCTATTGAAATGGAAGGTGGTACGATCAACCGTACTAAAATTGCCGAACTTGCTTTTAGCAACGAATCAAAGTTAAAGTCACTGAACGAACTCCTCCATCCTTTGGTCAGAAAATCATTCCTTCAATTTTTCCAATCCCAAAAAGAAGGGAGTATTGTCGCCTGGGAAGTTCCACTCCTATTTGAGACTGATGCTCATACCATTTGTGATTTCACAGTGACAGTTTACCTTCCTAAAGAACAAAACTGGGAACGAGTGAAACAACGAGGCGGGATGGAAAAAACTGATTTTGAAAGAAGAACCTCATCCCAGATGGACATTGAGGAAAAAAAGTCTCTCTCTGATTTTGTCGTAACGAACGATACTGATAGAGAAGGCTTAAAAGAACAAATCGTAATTATCTATAAAGAAATTCAAAAAAGGATTCAAAAATGA